In one Yarrowia lipolytica chromosome 1A, complete sequence genomic region, the following are encoded:
- a CDS encoding uncharacterized protein (Compare to YALI0A21417g, similar to uniprot|O74267 Ashbya gossypii Threonine aldolase): protein MTACSHDFRSDTITNPTKEMMEAITNSYSALGDAVYEEDTITTNFESRIKELTGHEAAVFAVSGTMTNQLAIRSHLFQPPHSILCDHRAHVYTCEAGGIATLSQAMVTPVIPSNGIYMTLEDIKAKIIVGEDVHVAPTKLICLENTMGGAIYPIEEIRRISKFARDNDIPIHLDGARLWNASIATGVSMREYGSLFDSISLCLSKGLCAPVGSVLVGSKKLIKTATWFKKQAGGGIRQSGILTSAANVALDQVWPSMAKTHATAKEFANFVTSDLGLKLLFPADTNFVYIDETDKFDSDVFVKLGAERGIKLLGGRIVFHYHTSPEAIETLKEVLQEAIKQYSGVKEDKLKTSGYI from the coding sequence ATGACTGCCTGCTCTCACGATTTCAGATCGGATACGATCACAAATCCCACCAAAGAGATGATGGAAGCCATCACCAACTCGTACTCTGCTCTTGGCGACGCAGtgtacgaggaggacaccatcaccaccaacttTGAGAGCCGAATCAAGGAGCTCACCGGCCACGAGGCTGCTGTCTTCGCCGTCTCCGGTACGATGACTAACCAGCTGGCCATCAGATCCCACCTGTTCCAGCCTCCACACTCGATCCTGTGTGATCATCGAGCACATGTGTACACCTGCGAAGCTGGTGGCATAGCCACACTGTCTCAGGCCATGGTGACCCCCGTCATCCCCTCCAATGGCATTTACATGACTCTGGAGGacatcaaggccaagatcaTTGTCGGAGAAGATGTCCATGTCGCACCTACCAAGCTCATCTGTCTGGAAAACACAATGGGTGGCGCCATTTACCCCATTGAGGAGATTCGTCGCATTTCAAAGTTTGCACGGGACAATGACATCCCTATCCATCTGGATGGCGCCAGACTGTGGAATGCAAGCATTGCTACAGGCGTGTCAATGCGGGAGTATGGTTCACTCTTTGACTCGATCTCTTTATGTCTATCAAAAGGCTTATGTGCCCCTGTAGGCAGTGTGCTTGTGGGGTCAAAGAAGCTGATCAAGACCGCTACCTGGTTTAAGAAGCAGGCCGGAGGAGGAATTCGGCAGTCCGGTATCCTGACATCTGCAGCTAACGTTGCATTGGACCAAGTCTGGCCCTCAATGGCAAAAACTCATGCTACTGCGAAGGAGTTCGCCAACTTTGTTACTTCTGACCTGGGCCTCAAGCTCCTTTTTCCCGCTGATACCAACTTTGTTTACATTGATGAAACGGACAAATTTGATTCTGATGTCTTTGTCAAGCTTGGAGCGGAGCGGGGCATCAAGTTGCTCGGAGGCAGAATCGTCTTCCACTACCATACTTCACCCGAGGCCATTGAGACCTTGAAGGAGGTGCTTCAAGAGGCTATCAAACAGTATTCTGGGGTAAAGGAAGACAAGCTTAAGACTAGTGGCTACATCTAA